ACGGTGTTAAACGGAGAACTAACTATTGAGAACGAGGGCTTTTGATGGAAGTGACTTTATCTCATTtcaaaaaactgagttcaaactACTATGGTTCTATTGCCCAAGAAGCTCATTTGCTAATGGTGATTTTGTGGTCATtttctaggtggcatagtagagagagctcagttcaaatactgcctcaaatgcttactagctatgtaacactgggcaagtcacttagactcttggtctcagtctcctcctctgtaaaatggggataataatatctgcagtacccacctcacaggagtattgtgaaaatcaaataagataatatgccaagcactttgtaaaccttaaaactctatataaatgatGTCTGTTATTATTGTTCCTGTTCCCCaatatttaaaaaggaaggagagagaggggcagaggcaaatcaacttttaaaaaaagctattgaGTTTTCACTTATGAACCAACTCCCCAGTGCTATCATAGTAGGCACagagcagatgtttaataaatgtttgttaattattGATTGACTGGTGATGTTATATCAGGCAAAGAAGATGCCTTGAAATGATAAAACAAGATTTCAAATACACCACTGGACATTCGTTTACTTTCTTTGACATTATGAAAATGATTGATTCCTCTGTGGTTGAGTTCTAGAAAACCAGGGGACATAAAGACCAGAAAAGAATTCAAATGAATATAGATTACTTTAATTCCTTACCCCTTCTCCTATCCTTAGGATTCCTCTTTCAAATACCTAGCTCTTAACTCTGCCTGTATACAGAAGTGCTCAGTGACAAGTATCGACTGATGTTAGATTGATTGTCTGCGTCCCTTAAGGAAGGACAGGACAGTCTAGGATAACCCCACCCACGCCCCAACTTTTTATGCTGGTAATCAGATTCCTCCACTAAAATTATTCTCCAGGTGTGGATTAGGTGTGATCCAGGGCTCTTGAAGACTATATTCATTAATAAAAATTCTGACAGGACCTACCAAGTGAGTACACATCTGAGAACCTGTCTAGCTTGGGGAGGAGAGGCTCAATACCAGAGGCTTAGCAAATTGGGCAAAAAAGGGCAGCTATAGCAACAGCCTATGAGAAATAGGCGGCACTTCTTGTAGTAGCACAAGAAACCGATGTGTACCAGCTTGCTATGTATGCATTATCTCCTTTAAACCTCACATACACACTATGAGATAAATATCGCCAACCCTATTTTACGTATAAGCTAAGGTGGTTTGACAGTGGTCATGAGACTGTCACCAAACCTGTAGAGGAAATTTTGTCGTTATTGTGGTTCTTTAATCATTTTTCTGAcacatccaactctttatgaccccatttggggttttcttggcaaagatattggagtggtttaccatttccttctccagctcattttacagataaggaaactgagggttaagtgacttgcccgggatcacatagctagtaagtgtccaagtctggatttgaactcaggtcttcctgaggccaggcccaatgctctgtccactatcCACCTACATGAAATTATCAATCCTTGTAAAATCAGatcaaaatgaaaatcaaaggacaccttgaaggaaaaaagagcCAGGAGGGAGATTTAGTCCAggtttgaaaaaaagaattataaacataGCGGCCTTGGGCCATTTTAAGGGGGtagaaggtggggagagagaaccTCCTtgtcttcccccacctcccagtaGGTCAAGGCACTTTCTTGGTCCCTAAGTTATGAGTAATAAAGCTCACCAAATCCTTATAACTGCATATGCAAATATTATACAAATGAATACATACCTTAAAGGCCAAATCCCAACTCATTCAAGAAGCCTTCCCGACCCATGCATGGGCCTGCCTCTGCCCAAGCCAATAACAACCTTTCCCCTCAACTCGTGTCATTATAGTTGGGTCAATATAGCAGTTCATGTATGTCAACTTCCATCCTGGATCATAAGccccatgaaggcagggactatgtcttatttaaattttgtgtttTTCCCAGCGGGCAAGTAGGTGGCCcaacggatagagtgctggacctggagtcaggaagacctgaattcaaatccatcctcaggcacttactagctacatgaccctgggcaaatcatttaacctctgtttgccttaatccactggagaaggaaatggcaaaccactccaaggaAGCACCATGGACAGTACTGGCATGATTAGGGGGTTACAAAGAATGggacaaaactgaacaacaagaatctctaacagcacctagcacatgataggcacttaataaacgtgtGTCAGAGCTGAAATATAATATTAGCCCTTCTAGCTATTTTGTCTATAGGAATATTTTATTGCACTCTGTAAAGCTATAGTGCTGCAAACCATTAGAACATCAGGAGCTCCTAGGAACCAGGATTtcaggtgacccaaagggcaacagAAATATTCCCAGTGGGTGAACAGACTGTCCCTGTGCTAGGAGGGGCTGGAGATGCATAATTTCCTGATAATCAAACTGGATATCACTGCCAATGATTTTATTGCCCAGTacttgaaaaaaatagataagctTCTCTTTCCAGACCTAGAACTAAGAGCTATTCTGTCCATATGCCTTTTTCACAAATACTTGATACAACATAGAGTGCAAACACAGAGGAAAGGTAGGTAAAAGGGCTTTGAGAGTTGAAcgggggaaggagggagcaggATCACTCTTTGCTTAGGttatcagagaaggcttcacagATGAAACCAAAATAATGTATATGGGTTGGGTGATACAAGAGACTTCCttcactcagaaaaaaaaaggtgggctTCAAGCTGGACTGAAATACTAGACCTTTCCCTCCCTTTAAGATTATTTCTCATACTATCAGATACAAGTTCATTACTTAATCACTAAAGTTTAAATTGACATGCTAAGTGAGAAGATCCTGGTTGAGACTCATGGAAAGGTAAGGTGACATAGTGGGCAAAGGATTGGTTGTGTgttcacctctctgagactcagtttccttatctcaaaAAGGAACAATTCAGTTGCTCAATACAACAAACACAAATGAAATACCTGCTATCTGTTAGGCACTGAGGTAGGCATTGAGGGCAAGAACCCGTCCCCATCCTCAAGGGCTAATATTCTACCAGGAGGATAAAATATGTACTCATATAAGTAAAATGAAGGTAAATTAAGGCATGAAAGAGCAGAGGTGTCAAGTtcatttctgaggccagatctaagttaaaatgtaattgggagatatctaacaaaataaataaaaatataataaaacatagatgatgctaatatgtggctttctaagtcaatctgtAGTCCATGGACCTCTTTATGTTCAGCTTACTGACCCCCAAACCACTGGGAAAGAGCACTCGTAATTCAGGGGTAtaagagaaggcttcatgaaggaggtggcacctgagctgagccttgaaaattTAGAGTGACCAATAATCAatcagtatttgttaagtgctcactatgtgccaggcattgtactgggAATAAAAgtacaagtagaaagaaagacagtccttgccctcaaggagtttaagttctaatagaggaagacaacatataaaagtaAGCTGATAAGCTGGAGGGTGGTGGAAAGTCTGGAGGGTACCTAGAGAGAAACAAAACCTGGCTGGCCCGGGAGCCCTCCTTAAATAGGGGCTCTGGGAGGAGCCATTCAATCAGCAGGAGACGCCACAGAGCCAGAGGGTACTTTCCAAAATGTGAATTCCAGTGCTGACTGGGATTCCAGGATAAAGAGGATTCCGGGACACAGTGGAAGAAGTCTGGCATACATACAGTCAAAGGGGAAATTCCCAGAAGTCTCTGGTGTAGTAAGGTCTGCCTAGTAAGTCtggtagagaagagaagagatgtaTCCTAGGTGCATTTGGCTAGAAAGTAGAATCCATGAATGGGAATAATATAAAAACGGATATAAAGGGAGATGGAAGCCAAATTCTGGAGGCCTTTAGATATCACACTTGGGAGGATGCATCTTATTCTATTGGAAATGGGAAGCTACTGAGGTTTTTTGAGTAAGGGTGATGATAGTCAGACATGTGCCTAGAAAGATAATTTTGGCAGCTAAATAGAGGATAgattagaggaagaaaaaagagactaGAAGTAGGGAAACCATTTAAGAAGGTACTTCAGTAATATAGACAAAAGGTGATAGGGGCCTCAGCTAGGATAGTAGCTATTCGATTGGAGACAGAAGGGATATATGCAAGAAATATAATGGAAGAAGAATTGACCAGACTTAACAACTTACTGAATATAGGTAGTAAGGAAGACTGATGTTCTGAGGTTGTTAAACTGGGTGACTCGATGGAGTTACTGAGCCAGTATTCTATGATGCATGACTAGAGTTTGAGAGAGATTTGCAGGCTAGCttagatttaggagtcatctgcaGAAAATGACACTTGAACTCATGGGAACTTGTATTTACAGAGAGGAAAGACAAGACAGTAGAAGCCAGAGCCCTGTGGAACACTCATGCTAAGAAGGCAGAGGATAAATGAAAACTCAGCAAAGGAGgctaagaaaaaggaggagaaccaagagaaagtagTGTCATAGAAGCCCAGGAAGAAAGGGTATAAAAATATTGCACTTTCTGCCTCACAAAGAAAGccttttgtaaattgtaaagcactatacaaatgcagcagctaggtagtacatggatagagtagtgggcctgaagtcagaatgactcatcttcctgagttcaaatctgacctcagacacttactaactatgtgaccctgggcaagtcacttagcccagtttgaagttcatctgcaaaatgaggtggaaaaggaaatggcaaagcactccagtatctttaccaagaaaaccccaaatagggtcatgaagagccagacatggctgaaacgactgaaaaaaaaaacaacaacatataaatgtgagctattattattacatcatccatattatatatatgtatgtatgtataatatatatatatatatatatatatatatttgcaatagtctcccccattagacagaACTTGTAAGAACTTGATGCTCCACTAACAAAGACTCAAGAGCATCACCTTCACATCACAGTGAGAGCATTGGGGGTGTTTGGTGGGTCTAGtgttctagacctgtgatttcatcacatAGGGAATCCTAGGTACAGAATTCCACTGACACAGATCAGCAATTTGTCTATAAACTCAATTGCATGAGTTGCTTGGTCACATAGCTtattcatggtcacacaactCAAATGTATCATggacaagacttgaactcaagtctttctgattccaaatctagccctctaatcattctgtcattttgccatagtagtagtagtagtagtagtagtagtagtagtagtagtatcattAAGTCAAGtcaatagcaagcatttattaaattcctattatgtgccaggcactgtgctatatatTGGGCTTACAAAGAAACAATCCTTgctttgccttcaagaagcttataatctaatggaagagatgattgcaaacaactatatatggatgatgtgcaaacaactatgtaaaaatcagatagatacaggataaattggagataatcttagagggaaggcactaaattAAGAGGGAgcgggaaaggtttcttgcagaaggtgagatttcaaAGATAATTAGCTGTACAGGGGAAATAAAGGTCCCAAAGAGATTCAGGAAAATCCCATATATTCAGGAAAGCATATTTCTGCAAAGTTGGACTTGAATACTAGATATTcccactgagagagagagagagagagagagagagagagagagagagagagattgattaaGGGAACAGCCAGTGCTGCAGTGAAGGCATTGAACTCATTACTGCCTCTTTTCCCATAGCTTTCACATAACAAGATAGTGTAGTACAAATATTGTGCTCAAAGCTAAGGAATTAACAGGTAGACTATGCCATCTACAAATCTTCAtgcttagttttcttatctactAAATGAGCTGATTAATAATGCTCATGGCCTGGTATATTATATTCTGAACAATAAGCAAATACGAACTGCAGAACAATAAACAGGCTTTCCCAGACATAGAATCTCCCCATGCTACAACCATGAAAGACATATAGGAGGCAATCCCACTAATTCTTCAATAACTGGGAATTCTAGGAAAATGCAATGAGTGttgaagagaaaaacagagtCATAGAATGTTAGTGCTCTGCAGAATCTTGGAGTTAATCGataccaacctcctcattttacagaagaggactcTAAAACCCAGAGAAGTCAAAAGATTTACTAATCACACAGAGCTGTGACTTAAAGCCAAGACTTCTGATTCTAAAAACAGTTTTTCTTCCACTACAAcatcaaggaaagaaaaactaaGACAAACCCTTAGATTCTCCATTGGCAACTTCCAACTTCTGTATGATATTGGTCATAGGGTGTTGTTCTCTCCCCAGGTATTTCCCCTGGAAATTGCAttatatctattttgcattttattttctaagtatATGGTATTTCTCCCCAATAGTGCGTAAGGTCCTTAAGAACAAAATATTGTCTCACCTTTGTCTTCATAtctgcagtgcctggcacttaatagatgattgttgaatgaatgaaccataTAGGAAATGCCTTGTTGGTGACTTATTTGGGACTTAAGGACAAAATGGTGTGTGTAATGAGGACTATTTGCAGTCATAGGACATGGTTTTGAATCcaaactctgctacttactacctgtgtgacctgggacaagtcacttaacctctctgggcctcaatttctttatctataaaattaagttgaggtagatgatttctaaggtctctaaACTCAAAATCAATTATCTTATTATATATAAGCAAAAGCATTCTTGAAGAAAGGTGGCTAGCCTGGCTATCAGGCAATCCAGATGCTCTAATGGAATTGTATCCGGATTGTGTAACACATACTTAGAGATCCAGAATGCTGGCTGGCTAGCTCAGATTCATTCCCTGGCTTCCAGGCCACCAGCCCTGATTGTGCTCCATGCACTGGATGGCAGGCTGCCTTTCAAAGAATTCAAAAACCATTTGAGCTTCCCCAGGGTCAAGAGTGGTGAAGGCACCACTTACCCTCTGGGACAGGAGATAGCTTTCAGGACTTCCTCTTTCTCAGAAAAGAGGCTTAGAGGGACTTATCAGGTATCTAACCCCCTCCTGCTCAGTCTCATTTCACTTGAAGGCAGGTCTCACCCTTCCACTGGACCAGAAACTTGGAGATTGAATTTCTCCTCTGTTAGCCAGGGGCCTCCCAAATGAATAGGGGAAGGGTCTAAGCTTCCAACTATAGCAAGGAGGTATTTTCTGGGCCCCCAGTGAGTCTGTCCCTGCCAGACAGCTAAGGACTGTTGGGAGGGCACAACACATGGGACCTGAGGTGAGACAGACACCTTATAAGGATAGGTGTTTCAGGACCTGGAAGGAGATCCCATACAGAAGAGAGTGCAGGGCTTCTGGTGAGATCCAGGCAAGGGGAAAGGATGCAGGCAGTTGTTTGTTTCTGTGTTTCAAACTATTTTTTGTGGGGGTTTGGGAGAGGAGTACACAAGGGCATGAATATTGGAACTTGAAGTCTAGGCCCTCAATCTTTGCCCCCAACCCTTCAAAGGTTGCCCACTTTGAGCTCCAAACCCGCCCCCTCCAGCTGTGAGGGGCAACTCGCTTACTCAGGGGTATTGATCCAGATGATGTCCAGGTGACAATAGTACACGCACTCTTTGTCCTTGTAAGTGTAGCAAGTGCAGCGCTTCTGTCTCTTGCGCGCAGGGCTCCCTCCTGCCCCCACTGATGCCTGCCGGGGCTCCCTGGGCCGGCCTGAGCCCTTGTCCTGTCCGGCCCCAGTCGGGCTCAGCTCTGTGATTGTCCCGACCGCCAAtgcttcattctcttctccatcGCTCTCCCGGGCTGCGGGAACCCTAGGGCTCCCGCCCCCTCCAACTGCCGCTGGCTCCAGGCGAGGCGCTGTCGGACGCAAGAACCCTGCGGGACAGAGAGAAAGCTGCAGAGCGGCTCTCAGAACGAACCTTTTACTACCACTGAGGGGAATGCCTCTTACGACCTGCTCTCTCCCAGAAAAATCTTCGTCCGCCGGCCGGGCATTCCACCCTATCTCATAACCCGTAAGGatccaatttctctctctctctctctctctctctctctctctctctctctctctctctc
This region of Trichosurus vulpecula isolate mTriVul1 chromosome 3, mTriVul1.pri, whole genome shotgun sequence genomic DNA includes:
- the EDN3 gene encoding endothelin-3; the protein is MELGLWFLFGLTVTSTAGFLRPTAPRLEPAAVGGGGSPRVPAARESDGEENEALAVGTITELSPTGAGQDKGSGRPREPRQASVGAGGSPARKRQKRCTCYTYKDKECVYYCHLDIIWINTPERTVPYGLSNYRGSFRGKRSIDPIPRSSPPFEGPWNRCSCTEQDDDACIHFCTRTEESRSNSRTVEKHQDIDMEQPPEEWP